From one Acidimicrobiia bacterium genomic stretch:
- a CDS encoding AAA family ATPase — MFIQPEQYQSGLATQVRPRRFSEVVGQRGVVKVLQTAIKNRALPQQLLFTGGSGLGKTTLARVTAAAWLCEAPVEGDSCGQCVSCVELYSVGASHPDVIEFDAASHGLKDQIRDLAEKAMIAPLRSSHKLYIIDEAHGLSTGGGQAFLKLLEEPPPHVIFMLATTDPDKMLQTNRGRCVEFELSYPSHQDLIGHLQKVASNQNWVLDTQTATEIVETTDPALGVRGLLMALVKISGLLHTNPDREVISEVLGNAPPTLLQQCWDHICNFDRSNTFIVLNQLRDYTDDAKIRVGLMRLAYQQMLDISAQTIDPVTVWRHNELVETPAGVGWLDRTLAVLSTPSLSPTTTQGTFEALTQEWWTNILGVVTELQTLFETNQHLLKDVSYHQQPVEDTTDSYGGDPQLDELGFEGHTGDPQQSASTSNQTVEAGRGSSNENMLPTDLLQVFTQKVGKVPAAVVMSCQISGAGNQYVVDVPMSLKSRLEPYVEQMRALAQQFSYELSFV; from the coding sequence ATGTTTATACAACCAGAACAGTATCAAAGCGGGTTAGCTACCCAGGTTAGACCCCGCCGGTTTAGTGAGGTTGTTGGGCAGCGTGGTGTTGTCAAAGTGTTACAAACTGCTATCAAAAACCGGGCGTTACCTCAACAGCTGCTTTTCACCGGGGGTTCAGGGCTTGGAAAAACTACGTTGGCGCGGGTCACAGCCGCCGCGTGGCTATGTGAAGCTCCGGTTGAGGGGGACAGTTGTGGGCAATGTGTTTCCTGTGTGGAGCTGTATTCGGTGGGTGCTAGCCACCCCGATGTGATCGAATTTGACGCTGCGTCTCACGGTTTGAAAGACCAGATCCGGGATTTAGCAGAAAAAGCGATGATCGCCCCGTTACGTTCTTCCCACAAACTCTATATTATTGATGAAGCCCACGGGCTATCCACCGGTGGGGGCCAAGCTTTTCTGAAACTTTTAGAAGAACCCCCACCCCATGTTATTTTCATGTTAGCTACCACTGACCCGGACAAAATGTTACAAACAAACCGGGGAAGGTGTGTAGAGTTCGAACTTTCATATCCGTCCCACCAAGACCTTATAGGTCATCTACAAAAAGTAGCTTCCAACCAAAACTGGGTGTTAGACACACAAACCGCGACCGAGATAGTAGAAACCACCGACCCTGCTTTAGGGGTCCGGGGTTTGTTGATGGCTTTAGTTAAAATCAGTGGTCTGTTACACACCAACCCGGACCGTGAAGTTATCTCAGAGGTATTAGGTAACGCCCCACCAACACTACTGCAACAATGTTGGGATCACATATGTAACTTTGACCGTAGCAACACTTTTATAGTGTTAAACCAGTTACGTGACTACACTGACGACGCTAAGATCAGGGTTGGGTTGATGAGGTTGGCTTACCAACAAATGCTGGACATTAGCGCCCAAACGATCGATCCGGTAACAGTGTGGCGCCACAACGAGCTAGTAGAAACCCCCGCTGGGGTGGGCTGGTTAGACCGAACATTAGCTGTGCTGTCCACCCCTTCTTTGTCACCCACAACAACTCAGGGAACATTTGAGGCTTTAACACAAGAGTGGTGGACCAACATTTTGGGGGTTGTCACAGAACTTCAAACATTGTTTGAAACCAACCAACACCTGCTAAAAGATGTGTCCTACCATCAACAACCTGTTGAAGACACCACCGACAGCTATGGTGGTGACCCCCAACTTGACGAGTTGGGTTTCGAAGGGCACACAGGCGACCCCCAACAATCAGCATCAACCAGCAACCAGACCGTCGAAGCTGGGCGGGGGTCTAGCAACGAAAACATGCTACCAACAGATTTGTTACAAGTTTTCACCCAAAAAGTAGGTAAAGTACCGGCTGCTGTTGTGATGTCCTGCCAAATCAGTGGCGCAGGAAACCAATATGTGGTGGACGTCCCAATGTCACTAAAGTCAAGGTTAGAGCCCTATGTTGAACAGATGCGGGCTCTAGCCCAACAATTTAGCTACGAGTTAAGCTTTGTTTAA
- a CDS encoding DUF6575 domain-containing protein, which produces MPTSFSFTTQTPKRGNQNIFGLLTKLQILEPLVQFNNTTVYVACTAQSDLFLAGIFDQQKLCDNWLYVPISPQRLAQYKAGQHPFRQAFTNPEFWVAHIKTTHQETAVDVLSFLQPEHIPQNWLPNPEWFLAPQP; this is translated from the coding sequence ATGCCAACCAGCTTCTCTTTCACCACCCAAACACCCAAGCGTGGGAACCAAAACATTTTCGGGTTGCTCACCAAACTTCAAATACTGGAACCTTTAGTCCAGTTCAACAACACCACAGTATATGTGGCTTGCACCGCCCAAAGCGACCTTTTTTTGGCAGGCATATTCGATCAACAAAAACTATGTGACAACTGGTTGTATGTGCCGATCAGTCCGCAACGTTTAGCCCAATACAAAGCCGGACAACACCCTTTTCGTCAAGCATTCACTAACCCCGAGTTTTGGGTTGCCCACATCAAAACCACCCACCAAGAAACAGCAGTTGATGTGCTTAGCTTCCTCCAACCAGAACACATCCCACAAAACTGGCTACCAAACCCCGAATGGTTTCTAGCACCACAACCCTAA